A stretch of DNA from Candidatus Zixiibacteriota bacterium:
ATTGTGTTAACTCGATCCACGCTCCGGTTCTCATATGTAAATCTGCTAAAGTATGGGATAATTTATCCCGTAAAAATAAGAATTACCAAACCAATCTTTTATTTTTTACCGGGCCCTAGTGATCTTTTTTTATAACTAACAATTACTCATCTGGGTCAGAGTTGTTTGATTTCTCAAGTGCCGAACCTGTGCCCGCGTCTTTCTTCCATAATGATTGAAAATAATAACTTACAAAGAGAATGACGCCACCCAACCCGAGAAAGAGTAATACTCTCCAGATGGCATCGATTTGTTTCAGGTCAATCAGGAGCAGTTTCCCAATGACAAGACCCAAAGTAGCGAGACCGGTCCACCTGATGTGATAATTGTTTAATCTCAGGCTGCCTATGATTAATAGGATAGCGTAAGCGCCCCAAACCGCCGAAACGAATCCCTGGCCGTTAGGTAGATGTGAGAATTCTCGATGCAATAGGGCGAGGATGAAAATATGCGAAGCCAGTAAATATACCAAACAGAATTTCGAATCCCGAATTAATTTCAAAGCGATTGAGATTATGGCGGCAATAAATAGAATATCTGTTGCGGCCTGCCAGTTTAGCATTGTTAGACCTTGTCCCGATTCGACGAATAAGCGAATCATAACCCATGAGGCCGTAATTCCGGTAATTACATATCCGGTGATCAACGCTATTTTATCGCTCCAGCGGAATGCGATAAAGTGGATTGCCAAAATTTCAGATGTAAATAGAATTAATAGAATATTACCTGTGAATGCGACATCGAGCCATAAATCCAGAGCAATAGCAGCAAAGACAAAATATATTCGTTGCTGAAGCCGCAAACTGCTAAAATAAGCCACAACACAAGTCGCCATAATAAGTAATAGGTTTGAAATTGAATCTGCAGAAAGAGCGGCTTGCTCATAAAATGGAAGTAGCATTCTAACAATTACTACGATTCCCAATACGCCATAAAGAATATGCGAAGTAACTTTAATTACCCTATCATTCAAGCGTCGCGCGATAAGAAAGAGTACGAAAGCTTCGCCGGTCAAAACGACTAAGAGAGTATTTCCTTCAAGTAAAAGGCTGAGACTAATCGTGAAGCACAGCATCCCAAACAAAATATGAGTATATATCAGGCTGTTTCGCACTTTCCATCGCGTTAGGATCCATGATGCCAGTCCATATATGATTGCCGCTCCGGCCATTATCCAGCCCCAGGTCTTATCCGAGTAGGCCCAGAGATTCATCGATAATCCCAGAGCGATAAGCGGCGATGATACCGTCAGGACATGAACATAATTCTTCACTAATGACTGGATGTCGTTGGAGACCGGTTTGCCGCCAAATAACAGGGGCGAGTGGGTCCAGGAATTTGGTTTTAGTCTGGCTAATATCTCGCGGGCGACGGGAGGTATCCAAAGCATCAGCCAGGTAAATATAATCGATGATTGTAGTGACCAG
This window harbors:
- a CDS encoding DUF2339 domain-containing protein; this encodes MDDNFENRVVRLENAVKNLQQSVDYLLANIEIKTKPAEPHVSQKTEIKPQKTEQPQITPSSPESYTPHKTTLVKHTTKPFTLPEHMKTSEYWLNKVGIALIILSAIFAFKYSIDKGWITPPIRIAFGVALGAVLMFFGLKTYKKNKHFSQVLMGGGIATFYVTIFAAFQTFSLVSHPVAFACMIIVTATAYLIAIRQNESVLSIIGVFGGLGTPFLLYTGSGNIPGLTLYLSLLLTCSCTIYFFKGWRMLLFFTVLGHWIILSAVQAKGLPADFSAAVFDRWSLQSSIIFTWLMLWIPPVAREILARLKPNSWTHSPLLFGGKPVSNDIQSLVKNYVHVLTVSSPLIALGLSMNLWAYSDKTWGWIMAGAAIIYGLASWILTRWKVRNSLIYTHILFGMLCFTISLSLLLEGNTLLVVLTGEAFVLFLIARRLNDRVIKVTSHILYGVLGIVVIVRMLLPFYEQAALSADSISNLLLIMATCVVAYFSSLRLQQRIYFVFAAIALDLWLDVAFTGNILLILFTSEILAIHFIAFRWSDKIALITGYVITGITASWVMIRLFVESGQGLTMLNWQAATDILFIAAIISIALKLIRDSKFCLVYLLASHIFILALLHREFSHLPNGQGFVSAVWGAYAILLIIGSLRLNNYHIRWTGLATLGLVIGKLLLIDLKQIDAIWRVLLFLGLGGVILFVSYYFQSLWKKDAGTGSALEKSNNSDPDE